Proteins encoded together in one Microcaecilia unicolor chromosome 3, aMicUni1.1, whole genome shotgun sequence window:
- the LOC115466305 gene encoding carbohydrate sulfotransferase 5-like has protein sequence MIGKCSTYLKYFLCVFFVLVIWQFNWHIYQAPNQRIKPKQTKTHLLILSTWRSGSSFVGQLFNQNPDVFYLIEPAWHVWNRLPQETPELLHLPVRDLIRSIFLCDMSTLTPYMSKSQYIGNLFLWQESRALCSSIVCPDSTLKDFINRTECVKKCGTVPFKKLEEACRNYSYVVLKAVRIFSLEVLYPLLKDPSLNLKIIHLVRDPRAILSSRESIGYLNSDDVIVSKAQGSTSNISVVMEEICKAQVQIYKLASLNPQPFLKNRYIMVRYEDLVRSPVDLITELYDYIGLTVTTKFKTWTYNVSHGLIPNDKNLMPFSEDSVKVAQQWREKLHFSKVKQVQKLCKQEMEVFGYQLIESEREQKNMSLDLLLPKSDKFEWIP, from the coding sequence ATGATTGGAAAATGCAGCACTTACCTGAAGTACTTCCTCTGTGTGTTTTTTGTCCTGGTGATATGGCAATTCAATTGGCACATATACCAGGCCCCTAACCAAAGGATCAAACCCAAACAAACCAAAACCCACCTCCTCATCCTTTCTACATGGAGGTCAGGGTCTTCTTTTGTGGGTCAGCTCTTCAATCAGAACCCCGATGTATTCTACCTGATAGAACCTGCCTGGCATGTGTGGAACCGGTTACCCCAGGAGACCCCAGAGCTTCTGCATTTGCCTGTACGGGACCTGATCAGATCCATCTTCCTATGTGACATGTCTACTTTAACACCCTACATGTCCAAAAGCCAGTACATTGGAAATCTTTTCCTGTGGCAAGAGAGCCGTGCCCTCTGTTCTTCTATTGTCTGCCCAGACTCTACCCTCAAAGACTTCATCAACAGAACAGAGTGTGTCAAAAAATGTGGAACAGTTCCATTTAAAAAATTGGAGGAGGCCTGCAGAAACTATAGCTATGTGGTGCTGAAGGCTGTTCGAATCTTCAGCTTAGAGGTTCTCTACCCACTCCTGAAAGACCCTTCACTGAACCTGAAAATAATCCATCTGGTAAGGGATCCTCGGGCTATCCTCTCTTCACGGGAATCAATTGGATACCTAAACTCTGATGATGTTATAGTCAGCAAAGCTCAGGGGTCCACATCCAACATCAGTGTGGTGATGGAAGAAATCTGCAAGGCCCAAGTACAAATTTATAAGTTGGCCTCTCTGAATCCACAACCCTTCTTGAAGAACCGGTATATCATGGTGCGTTATGAAGACCTTGTGAGGAGCCCAGTGGATCTTATCACAGAGTTGTATGACTACATAGGACTCACAGTGACAACCAAGTTCAAAACCTGGACTTACAATGTCAGCCATGGGCTCATTCCTAACGATAAAAACTTAATGCCTTTCAGTGAAGACTCTGTTAAGGTTGCTCAACAATGGAGGGAGAAGTTGCACTTCTCAAAAGTGAAGCAAGTACAGAAATTGTGTAAACAGGAGATGGAAGTGTTTGGTTATCAGCTCATTGAGTCTGAGAGGGAACAGAAGAACATGTCATTAGACTTGTTGCTACCCAAATCAGACAAGTTTGAGTGGATCCCCTGA